From Ascochyta rabiei chromosome 16, complete sequence, the proteins below share one genomic window:
- a CDS encoding Choline dehydrogenase, with product MADTYDFVVVGAGTSGCLLAHHLSHAPSKPSVLVLEAGGQPSGDFLNAPAHRYHAALFRPDLDHGYVSEPERALGGRSIAYTRGKGLGGSSLLNFGVYLKGSAADYEAWAERVGDEAWRWETVRKDYAAMETYEFDGAAAYQHLSRPRPGVHGVSGKVKVGLPPVLEKGVLETMQALVGAGEKVNLDPNSGDPVGMSVFPYSYSKDGRSTTYASKEVILCAGAIDSPRLLLVNGIGPKSELESVGVAVKKDLPGVGKHLQDHVLAFMSVEVDGALNDRWAFESNEKRTSEAAALWEKDRTGAFALQQSCLWGGFLKHPELTSFPEFAALPAATQRFLAKDDVPTYEFINNCLAWPPGVQIEEGNSYMTCVAFLMNPQSEGSVTLRSSDPKEKPVIQLNFLSHAYDARIMREAVRSVWAKIAHNQVLKASIKRTLCGPASLSDADVDAFVRDNASTVWHANGSVMMGRPGEQGACVDKDYRVLGVEGLRVADLSVCPLSTNNHTQPTAYLIGYKAAQRLIQAYGLDAARQTKEGAILARM from the exons ATGGCGGATACATACGACTTTGTGGTTGTCGGAG CCGGGACCTCGGGCTGCTTGCTCGCGCACCACCTCTCCCACGCGCCGAGCAAGCCgtcggtgctggtgctggaggCCGGCGGACAACCGTCGGGCGACTTCCTCAACGCGCCCGCGCACCGTTACCACGCCGCGCTGTTCCGCCCCGACCTCGACCACGGCTACGTCTCGGAGCCTGAACGCGCGCTCGGCGGCCGCTCGATCGCGTACACGCGCGGCAAAGGACTCGGCGGGTCCTCGCTGCTGAATTTCGGCGTCTACCTCAAGGGCAGCGCGGCGGATTACGAGGCGTGGGCGGAGCGCGTGGGCGACGAGGCCTGGCGCTGGGAGACGGTCCGCAAAGACTATGCGGCCATGGAGACGTATGAGTTCGACGGCGCCGCGGCGTATCAGCACCTCTCGCGGCCGCGGCCGGGCGTGCATGGCGTGTCTGGGAAGGTCAAGGTCGGGCTGCCGCCGGTGCTGGAGAAGGGCGTGCTGGAGACGATGCAGGCGCTGGTGGGTGCGGGCGAGAAGGTCAACCTCGATCCCAACTCGGGAGACCCTGTGGGCATGAGCGTGTTTCCGTATAGCTACAGCAAGGACGGGCGGTCGACGA CCTACGCTTCCAAAGAGGTCATTCTCTGCGCCGGCGCAATTGACTCGCCGCGACTCCTCCTTGTCAACGGCATTGGTCCCAAGTCCGAGCTGGAGAGCGTTGGTGTGGCGGTCAAGAAAGACCTGCCCGGCGTGGGCAAGCACCTCCAGGATCACGTGCTGGCCTTCATGAGCGTGGAAGTCGACGGTGCCTTGAACGATCGATGGGCGTTTGAATCCAACGAGAAGCGCACGAGCGAGGCTGCGGCGCTGTGGGAaaaggacaggacaggagCGTTTGCGCTACAGCAGTCGTGCTTGTGGGGAGGCTTTCTCAAACACCCCGAGCTGACCTCGTTTCCCGAGTTCGCCGCGCTTCCGGCCGCGACACAGCGGTTCCTCGCAAAAGACGATGTGCCGACGTACGAGTTCATCAACAACTGCCTGGCCTGGCCGCCGGGTGTGCAGATCGAGGAGGGCAACAGCTACATGACGTGCGTTGCGTTCCTGATGAACCCCCAAAGCGAAGGGTCCGTCACGCTGCGCTCGTCTGATCCCAAGGAAAAGCCCGTCATCCAGCTCAACTTCCTCAGCCACGCCTACGACGCGCGCATCATGCGCGAGGCCGTGCGGTCGGTGTGGGCCAAGATCGCACACAACCAAGTGCTCAAGGCGTCCATCAAGCGGACGCTCTGCGGACCAGCCAGTCTGTCTGACGCCGACGTCGACGCTTTTGTGCGCGACAACGCGAGCACCGTGTGGCACGCGAACGGGTCCGTCATGATGGGGAGGCCGGGCGAGCAGGGCGCCTGTGTAGACAAGGACTACCGAGTGCTGGGCGTCGAGGGGCTACGGGTCGCCGACTTGAGCGTCTGCCCGCTCTCGACGAACAACCACACACAGCCCACGGCGTACCTGATTGGCTACAAGGCGGCGCAGAGACTGATTCAGGCATATGGGCTAGACGCAGCGAGACAGACGAAAGAAGGCGCGATTCTGGCCAGGATGTAG